One genomic window of Rhinolophus ferrumequinum isolate MPI-CBG mRhiFer1 chromosome 23, mRhiFer1_v1.p, whole genome shotgun sequence includes the following:
- the RAE1 gene encoding mRNA export factor RAE1, which produces MSLFGTTSGFGTGGTSMFGSTTTDNHNPMKDIEVTSSPDDSIGCLSFSPPTLPGNFLIAGSWANDVRCWEVQDSGQTIPKAQQMHTGPVLDVCWSDDGSKVFTASCDKTAKMWDLNSNQAIQIAQHDAPVKTIHWIKAPNYSCVMTGSWDKTLKFWDTRSSNPMMVLQLPERCYCADVIYPMAVVATAERGLIVYQLENQPSEFRRIESPLKHQHRCVAIFKDKQNKPTGFALGSIEGRVAIHYINPPNPAKDNFTFKCHRSNGTNTSAPQDIYAVNGIAFHPVHGTLATVGSDGRFSFWDKDARTKLKTSEQLDQPISACCFNHNGNIFAYASSYDWSKGHEFYNPQKKNYIFLRNAAEELKPRNKK; this is translated from the exons ATGAGTCTGTTTGGAACAACCTCGGGTTTTGGAACTGGTGGGACCAGCATGTTTGGCAGCACAACCACAGACAACCACAACCCTATGAAG GATATTGAAGTAACGTCGTCTCCTGATGACAGCATTGGTTGTCTATCTTTTAGCCCACCAACCTTGCCGGGGAACTTTCTTATTGCAGGATCGTGGGCTAACGAT GTTCGCTGCTGGGAAGTTCAGGACAGTGGGCAGACTATACCAAAAGCCCAGCAGATGCACACGGGGCCTGTGCTAGATGTGTGCTGGAGCGAC gATGGGAGCAAAGTATTTACGGCTTCTTGTGATAAAACTGCCAAAATGTGGGACCTTAACAGTAACCAAGCAATACAAATTGCACAG CATGATGCTCCCGTTAAAACTATACATTGGATCAAAGCACCAAACTACAGCTGTGTGATGACCGGGAGCTGGGATAAGACTTTGAag ttttgggATACGCGATCATCAAATCCAATGATGGTTTTGCAACTCCCTGAAAGGTGTTACTGTGCTGACGTG ATATATCCTATGGCTGTGGTGGCAACTGCAGAGAGGGGACTGATTGTCTATCAATTAGAGAACCAGCCTTCTGAATTCAGGAGGATAGAATCTCCACTGAAACATCAG CATCGATGTGTagctatttttaaagacaaacagaacAAGCCGACTGGTTTTGCCCTGGGAAGTATCGAGGGGAGAGTCGCTATTCACTACATCAATCCCCCGAATCC TGCCAAGGATAACTTTACCTTTAAATGTCACCGGTCTAACGGCACCAATACGTCAGCCCCTCAGGACATCTACGCG GTGAATGGAATCGCGTTCCATCCCGTTCACGGTACCCTTGCAACTGTGGGATCCGATGGTAGATTCAGCTTTTGGGACAAAGATGCcagaacaaaactaaaaacttcaGAACAGTTAGATCAGCCGATATCAGCTTGCTGCTTCAATCACAATGGAAACATATTTGCGTATGCTTCCAGCTACGACTGGTCCAAG gGACATGAATTTTATAatccccaaaagaaaaattacattttcctgcGTAACGCAGCTGAAGAGCTGAAACCCAGGAATAAGAAGTAA
- the RBM38 gene encoding RNA-binding protein 38, with the protein MLLQPAPCAPSAGFPRPPAASGAMHGSQKDTTFTKIFVGGLPYHTTDASLRKYFEGFGDIEEAVVITDRQTGKSRGYGFVTMADRGAAERACKDPNPNIDGRKANVNLAYLGAKPRSLHSGFAIGVQQLHPTLIQRTYGLTPHYIYPQAIVQPSVVIPAAPVPSLSSPYIEYTPASPAYAQYPPATYDQYPYAASPASAASFVGYSYPAAMPPALSAAAPAGTTFVQYQPPQLQPDRMQ; encoded by the exons ATGCTGCTGCAGCCCGCGCCGTGCGCCCCGAGCGCGGGCTTCCCGCGGCCCCCGGCCGCCTCCGGCGCCATGCACGGCTCGCAGAAGGACACCACGTTCACTAAGATCTTCGTGGGCGGCCTGCCCTACCACACCACCGACGCCTCGCTCAGAAAGTACTTCGAGGGCTTCGGGGACATCGAGGAGGCCGTGGTCATCACCGACCGTCAGACGGGCAAGTCCCGCGGCTACGGCTTC GTGACTATGGCCGACCGCGGAGCAGCTGAGAGGGCGTGTAAAGACCCTAACCCCAACATCGACGGCCGCAAAGCTAACGTGAACCTGGCCTATCTAGGCGCCAAGCCGAGAAGCCTCCATTCGG GCTTTGCCATCGGTGTACAGCAGTTGCACCCCACCTTGATCCAGCGGACATATGG GCTGACCCCCCACTACATCTACCCTCAAGCCATCGTCCAGCCCAGCGTGGTGATCCCGGCCGCCCCTGTCCCGTCGCTGTCCTCGCCCTACATTGAGTACACGCCGGCCAGCCCGGCCTATGCCCAGTACCCGCCAGCCACCTACGACCAGTACCCATATGCCGCCTCACCCGCCTCGGCTGCCAGCTTTGTGGGCTACAGCTACCCGGCTGCCATGCCCCCGGCCCTCTCGGCGGCGGCCCCCGCGGGCACCACCTTCGTGCAGTACCAGCCTCCACAGCTGCAGCCCGACAGGATGCAGTGA